tctgtgtgttgttcATCTGTCCTCTTGCAGAAGCTGAAGCCTGTCCTCTGCATAGTAAGGGCTGCTCCGGCCAGTATCGATAGCCTCACAGTCATCCATGAAAAACACCAGGTCCtgccaatgaaaaacaaagacatgcgGTCAAGTCACTCGTGCATGAAAACAAGAATGCTGGAAGTCAAGAACACTGCAGACTTTTTGAGATCTTCTCACCCGATAACAAATTCTGGTAATGATGGTGTACAAGTTCTGGATTTTACGTTTCAGCAGCACCATTCTGGGGAGTCCTCTGCAGTGGTCATTGGGATGGTTCAGCACCACATAGAGAAAGTCACGGAGCTTGGTGGTAATGCATGCGTTCTAGAAAGacataaacagtgtttttaaaatgtcagtgtgtacCACTTACAGTATTCATGAATATTCTAGTGAACTgctatggttttttttttcttttattaggCTTTTGCCTGTCACCACTTACAGATTGCACAAATGTAGTCAAGTAGtcatttcaaataaactttTATGTACATTGTTATTTCACAAACC
This region of Toxotes jaculatrix isolate fToxJac2 chromosome 3, fToxJac2.pri, whole genome shotgun sequence genomic DNA includes:
- the LOC121179364 gene encoding cytokine-like protein 1, which gives rise to MRLGLATLVCFFSFVLQSECAPPTCYSRALGLSKEIMALLEIIHNYHRTKTCAEVLPTIFLDVHNACITTKLRDFLYVVLNHPNDHCRGLPRMVLLKRKIQNLYTIITRICYRDLVFFMDDCEAIDTGRSSPYYAEDRLQLLQEDR